The DNA segment GAGTTAAGCTACAAAAGTTGTTGTTTTCCTTCTGTTGGACAGGAAAAGGATGATCGAAGAGTCCAAGCTTGATCTGTGATTTATATGTAGATTGGAAATGGCCAACAAAGTGTCATTTTGTTTTGTCTGCAGGAGTTTGAAAGGTATATTAATCAAGCTTTTGGATGACTTCATGTTCTTACAGCAACAACAATGTATATATAGCAGCCAGCTAGATGACAAAAGGAATTGTCTTAGCGAGAACAAAAGGAATCTTCCAGTTTGTGTCTTCACCTAAACATAACAATGATAGGGACATGTACATGGATGAAGCACTGAATCCACAAAGAAGCTCCGTTCAAGCAAACGCTTGGGAACAGGAACAAGGCTTCTATGTCCATGGATTCTCTCTCTTGAGAGGCTCATGGGGTACATTGCTCGAGGAGGATGGGTAGTTCGTCAACTGGGCCACGGCGCTGAGGTCACTCTGCATGAGATACTGCATGCCATCAGCGTCCATCAGCTGCGCCTGCTGCATCTGAATGCAAAGCATCTCAGCTTGAGCCAAGGCCAGCTGCATCTGGAGCTGAGACACTTGATGCTGGAGGTAAGAGATGGCTCCGACGCAACCATAAACTGGATCCCTCATCCTTGCGTTTGCTTCGTAGACCAAGCTGCTCACTGCATCCGCTCTTTGATGAAGAGGCAGCTCCTGTAGTCAACTAACGTAAACTATCGGTAGACAAAATagaagaacaaagaagaagaagaagaagaagaagaagaagaagaagaagaagaaacctgTAGCATTTTGCTAACGTTGCTTGCACCAAAGACCCTGTGGACCATTGCGAACTTGTGGGGTTCATAGGAGGGGAAGAAGGGGGCGAAGACGCAGTCCGGCGTGCAGCGCCTCCGTAGAAGCTTGCAGGAAGCGCAAGGCGAGTGGCTACCCATTGCTTAGGCCACCAAAGGAAGGAGGAGGGAAGGAAGGTGTCTGGTTGCAGATGAATGCACTTGGTACAGTGCAAGGTTGCCTCTCAGGTTCAGATGAGCTGAAACTATATGGAGATGGGATTGCCTATTTATGATAGAACCCTAAGTTAAAACCTTTAACAATCATAGATTATAGTAGTCAAAAAGATAGGAAAGGTTGTTTCTATTGGTAATGATAACATATAAAACTAGGCTACAGTGTACACGCTTGTCCTCGAGCATGTTATCATGTGATGAACATACTGGAATACATACTCTACATACGGTCAAATACACAGTCACATTACATTAAGCTACATGCCGTCCGTGGCCATTGTTGATCGGATGCTAAGTTGACATGGAAGGCTTGAAGCAGTGCAGAGCTGAGTCTTAGTTTTATATGATGTCAACAAGAAACTATTATTGCAGTGCATACCTAATGCAGTGTTTGTCCACAACTGGTCCTCATCATTTCCTGTTCCTAATTGGTGCAGCGAGAGCAGGTAAGTTGATCAGCAAGAGCAAGTAGTTTTCAAGCagaagcaagagtttgaagtatgTAACACCGATATGCAGGATATTATTTTCTATTGCAAGGGAAGAAGCAAGCAGAACCAATCCAACCACAAACCACGTAGTGCTAAATTCTTGGCATCACAAATCATGTAAGTACCAAAATCTTAGCATCATTCACTTCTAGTAGAACAAGTTCAGAATGATTCAGGCTCAGAGGATTGAACTCATGAAGTGCTTAGACATCCTCTGGAAGTTTTAGTGCAAAATTCTAGTTTGTCTTATACAAAACTACCTCAAAGTAAGCAGATCAACACCAAACAAATAAGAGCAAGAAAGCAAAAAAGGTGCCACCTTGAATCATCATGCTCCACCGTGCAACCAGCGTTTGATGAATAGACGTAGAAAATGATGTGCCGAGTGCAATAGTGTACCGGCAATCACCTACTGATGGGTCCACAGTTGTTATCAATCCCAGGCCGCCAAAATCACAACTATCCGCACTCTGATCATGAAGCTGAAAATAGTTGTTGAAAGCATATGACACATTTCCGGGCCAGCCGATCCCAGAGCAAGAGCCACCAGGAGACAAAGCAGAGCAATCAGCAGCGGAACAGGCTTCTGATGCACTGCCGGAAGCATTTGATATGTCCTTGTTGTTATTCACTACACACCACTTTTGCGCCAGGTAGTCCACATCATGAGCACTTGCCAGAGCTTTCGAGCCTTGGCCAAGGTCCACATTGTATTTTGCCTGGCCGTCAAATGTGAAAATGCCCCAGTGTCTTTCATAATTCCCAGTCTTAATGCTCTGTTGATCTTCATCTAGTAGACTGAAGATATATGTCTCTCTTGGTGGTCTCTTTGGTCTAAGTGGAGTACCAGCTTTGCTCTGCAGGTGGTCAACGAGGCCTTGCATGAAGATCTGGGCAACAGCAGGTGTGGCATTCATTGCACCATCCGAAGGCCATCCTATCTTCCCGACAATTATATCCATTTCAGCATACCCAACCTTTGACAAAGCTGAAACCAACGTGTCGATGGTCATATCAAAGTGGTTTCTATACTTGTTCGGTCCATCAGATAATGCATGAGAATTTGTCTGGAAGAGAACAAAATCCAGGGAAAGGTTCTTCTTTTGTTGAAAGGTCAAGAAAGGATTGATGTCAACCACAAAGGGTGAACCATGCTTGTCAAGAAAAGAGAGGAGCTCAATCATAGTCTTGTTGAGATCAGGCCTAAAGTGACCCTTCGAAGGTAGGTTAGACTCAGATTGGTATACATCAGAACTGCAAGGAACAATGACTTTTACCGTGTTTGCTAAATTTGCAGCAGTCAGGGCTCGCTGAATGTTTGTTGCTGCACCAACTACATGGGGCTGGAATGTTTGACCATAACTGAGGAGGAATGCTTCATCACCAACAGCAATAAACCTGCCAATTTATAGTCTTGTCAATATATCGCATAGGTAGGCTTTGTGAATGTCCTTTTCTGCACCAAGTTAATGTGGTTACATACTAATATGCCAATTTTAACATCTTCATGCAATATAACATAGTATATCTTAGCAGAAGAAGATATGGGCAAGAGGAAACAAACATAAGATGACAAGTCAACATTGTCATCCATAATTTCAGCTTAAAACCACTGACAACATCAAAAAAGTATCAGCTCTCACAGGGCCATAAAATCAATCACTAAATCCAAATTTTGCTTGGACCAGATTTTCTTGGCAACAAAACATAAGCTGTCTTGATATACCAACCGACATAAATCTGGAAGTGGACAAACTTTTTCCCTTCCAAGAGTCCAAACAAACAACTTAACTTTCAGCAGCTCACTGCTTGACTGCTTAATTTTGACCATAATTCACTGTCAACTTTAGTGCATTGCAGATTAGTTATGTTCTTACACCATAATTCACTGTCAATTTTGACCATAGTGCATTTAATAAACAGAGAGTTCAATTTCACCTCATCAGTTATGTTCTTACACAATCTATCAACCAAATGTAAATGCAGCAGTGTTAGCTAAGGCAAGAGCGAAATCTGCTAGCGTCCAATCATAGTAGGAAGGGGGAAGGACACAAACAGTTTTCCATCAAAGATATTATCGAAGTTGCCAGATGTTGTGACCAAGAAATCCAGTAATTATTTGGTAGCATGTGACAGTGTGCCAAAACAGGTTTACCTTGAAGAGTTGCTGCATCTAATAGTGCATGATATCATTTAGCTTTACTCGAACTGCAGAATTTTTTATACATGGAAGACAACTGCAAAAGATTCTCATTACTTGCCTAAAGTACCCAAGACACATTCTTCCATGAAAACTAATCATTCTTCATATGCACCTTAGGTAGCTCATATACTTGAAGGAGAAGTGAATCCGAATGCAACTTATCACTACTATCATTGCAATTTATAAAGGCATCCAAGGCCACTCTTGAGTTCTTGATGTAGAAGGTCATCCAAGACTAACGGTACTCCTACTATTAAAGCTTCCAAACAGACTTAAATCAAGCTCTATCCCTTTTGCCATGTTTCTCATCTTCTTTCAAGCTTTAATAACTCAAGATATGTCCCAGATGATGACACATGCATATGTACAGGGACATCATGGGCCATGGAATAATCATAACAAATAATGCCTAAGATTTTTCAAAATCTGAAGATCTTAGTTCGACtctgtttcaactttcaagtggCACCCAGTTGCACGAGATACGCATCTAAATACCTTGAAGTTTATAAGACACGAAAATGCTTGAATTCCTATCAGTTTCCTAGTGGCATTTCAAAGTTGTTTTTCGTTAAGAAGGTAGTGTGTCTTGTATTAGTAAATGCCAGTTCAGTTGAGCTACTCTCGTCCTCAGCGCAGCCTTATAGAGATGCCAATGCAGATCGTAGTGCAAGAGAAACATATACTGCAACCAAATACAAGTCATAAACTTATCATGTATGACGACAAACAGCCACGAAGAGGACAAGGAAAATTTGCAGTGGCATGATCACTTTGGGCCCATATCTTACTGATGTCTCGTTCAAATGGCGAAGCTACATAGTGGATGGACAATCACAATCAACAATCAAACACGACAAAGAATTAAAGAGCATAATGCAACACAGACAACAAAGAATCACTCGATCTGCGCAAGCATTAAGAGTTACCACAACTTAATACGAACTCTGAGCATAAAACCATTAACCGAGCTAGGGTTCTAAAAGCAAAATGCTAACTTTGAGAAGAAAAAGATCGAGTAGACAATACCTAAACATTATTTCATTTCGAAACGAGTGTGCAATTACAATCGCCAAGTTTCCTTTTGTTAACCCTAAAATCAACGATAAACCccaaacaaaaaggagaagaagagagagaaaggacTTACTCGATTCGAACACTGCCGCCGCCAGTGCTGGAGACGTAGCGGGTGACGTTGTCGTGGACCCAGCTGACGGCGGCGGACTTGGAGGAGCTGAGGGACCGGAGCATCTCGTTGGGGACGCCGATAGCCACGGCGATGCCCGAGCCAGCGAGGCTGGCGAGCACGGAAGGGTCGGCGTCGGGGAGCTTCACCCGGGAGACTCTGTTGGCCTGGAGGAGCCCTGGCACGACCACGGACGGCGGGAGAGGGTGGGAGGCGGAGGAGGATGTCCCCCAGTTGACGCCCACCGCAGTGGCGCCCCACCCTCTTCCCCCCCACCATGAGGCCGGCGACCAGGCcaccaacagcagcagcagcagacgcAAGAAAAGAATCGAACGGCGATTCGACTGCATTCTGtgcctcttctctttctctctctctctcacacacacacactctctctctctctctctgctgcgcT comes from the Musa acuminata AAA Group cultivar baxijiao chromosome BXJ1-10, Cavendish_Baxijiao_AAA, whole genome shotgun sequence genome and includes:
- the LOC104000956 gene encoding LOB domain-containing protein 12-like, which encodes MGSHSPCASCKLLRRRCTPDCVFAPFFPSYEPHKFAMVHRVFGASNVSKMLQELPLHQRADAVSSLVYEANARMRDPVYGCVGAISYLQHQVSQLQMQLALAQAEMLCIQMQQAQLMDADGMQYLMQSDLSAVAQLTNYPSSSSNVPHEPLKRENPWT
- the LOC104000998 gene encoding glucan endo-1,3-beta-glucosidase 9-like; the protein is MQSNRRSILFLRLLLLLLVAWSPASWWGGRGWGATAVGVNWGTSSSASHPLPPSVVVPGLLQANRVSRVKLPDADPSVLASLAGSGIAVAIGVPNEMLRSLSSSKSAAVSWVHDNVTRYVSSTGGGSVRIEFIAVGDEAFLLSYGQTFQPHVVGAATNIQRALTAANLANTVKVIVPCSSDVYQSESNLPSKGHFRPDLNKTMIELLSFLDKHGSPFVVDINPFLTFQQKKNLSLDFVLFQTNSHALSDGPNKYRNHFDMTIDTLVSALSKVGYAEMDIIVGKIGWPSDGAMNATPAVAQIFMQGLVDHLQSKAGTPLRPKRPPRETYIFSLLDEDQQSIKTGNYERHWGIFTFDGQAKYNVDLGQGSKALASAHDVDYLAQKWCVVNNNKDISNASGSASEACSAADCSALSPGGSCSGIGWPGNVSYAFNNYFQLHDQSADSCDFGGLGLITTVDPSVGDCRYTIALGTSFSTSIHQTLVARWSMMIQGGTFFAFLLLFVWC